A DNA window from Phoenix dactylifera cultivar Barhee BC4 chromosome 13, palm_55x_up_171113_PBpolish2nd_filt_p, whole genome shotgun sequence contains the following coding sequences:
- the LOC103709656 gene encoding MKI67 FHA domain-interacting nucleolar phosphoprotein-like gives MGAKAKKVLKKKLNKNSSQLSIFRRTNESSDFLPLEAGPGRRISEPEEPVNETATVLYLGHIPHGFYEEQMQGFFQQFGKIKRLRIARNRKTGKSKHYGFLEFENPEVAKVVADEINNYLLFEHNLQLSLIPPDRVHPKLWKGVNRIFKPLDWKAIARKQHNKERTVEEHQRMVQGILKRDEKRRKRIKAAGIDYECPDFVGRIQSAPKKIKFDEEED, from the exons ATGGGTGCAAAAGCGAAGAAGGTTTTGAAAAAGAAGCTGAATAAAAATTCCTCTCAGCTATCCATCTTTCGGCGCACCAATGAATCTTCTGACTTCTTG CCTTTAGAAGCGGGTCCAGGGAGGAGAATTTCTGAGCCGGAAGAACCCGTGAACGAAACTGCGACGGTATTGTATCTTGGCCACATACCTCATGGATTCTACGAGGAGCAAATGCAAG GATTCTTCCAGCAATTTGGGAAAATCAAGAGGCTAAGGATTGCACGCAACAGGAAG ACAGGGAAATCAAAACACTATGGATTTCTTGAATTTGAAAACCCTGAG GTAGCCAAGGTTGTGGCTGATGAGATAAACAATTACCTACTATTTGAGCACAACCTCCAACTCAGTCTTATTCCACCAGATCGTGTTCATCCAAAACT GTGGAAGGGAGTAAACCGAATATTCAAACCATTGGATTGGAAAGCAATTGCACGGAAACAGCATAACAAG GAAAGAACTGTAGAAGAACACCAGCGGATGGTGCAAGGAATTTTAAAAAGAGACGAGAAGCGGCGCAAGCGGATAAAGGCTGCTGGTATTGATTATGAATGCCCAGATTTT GTGGGTCGCATTCAATCTGCACCGAAGAAAATCAAGtttgatgaagaagaggattaG